A region of Ochotona princeps isolate mOchPri1 chromosome 2, mOchPri1.hap1, whole genome shotgun sequence DNA encodes the following proteins:
- the TARDBP gene encoding TAR DNA-binding protein 43 isoform X1: MSEYIRVTEDENEEPIEIPSEDDGTVLLSTVTAQFPGACGLRYRNPVSQCMRGVRLVEGILHAPDNGWGNLVYVVNYPKDNKRKMDETDASSAVKVKRAVQKTSDLIVLGLPWKTTEQDLKDYFSTFGEVLMVQVKKDIKTGHSKGFGFVRFTEYETQVKVMSQRHMIDGRWCDCKLPNSKQSPDEPLRSRKVFVGRCTEDMTADELRQFFCQYGEVVDVFIPKPFRAFAFVTFADDQVAQSLCGEDLIIKGISVHISNAEPKHNSNRQLERSGRFGGNPGGFGNQGGFGNSRGGGAGLGNNQGSNMGGGMNFGAFSINPAMMAAAQAALQSSWGMMGMLASQQNQSGPSGNNQSQGNMQREPNQAFGSGNNSYSGSNSGAAIGWGSASNAGSGSGFNGGFGSSMDSKSSGWGM, translated from the exons ATGTCCGAGTACATCCGAGTAACTGAAGATGAAAACGAGGAACCCATCGAGATCCCGTCGGAGGACGACGGGACGGTGCTGCTGTCCACGGTCACGGCCCAGTTCCCCGGCGCGTGCGGCCTGCGCTACCGCAACCCCGTGTCTCAGTGCATGCGTGGGGTGCGGCTGGTGGAGGGCATCCTGCACGCCCCCGACAATGGCTGGGGAAACCTGGTATATGTGGTGAACTACCCCAAAG ATAACAAGAGGAAAATGGATGAGACTGACGCGTCGTCGGCCGTGAAGGTGAAGAGGGCGGTCCAGAAGACGTCTGACCTGATCGTGCTGGGCCTGCCCTGGAAGACGACCGAGCAAGATCTCAAGGACTACTTCAGCACCTTCGGAGAAGTCCTTATGGTGCAG GTCAAAAAAGATATTAAAACGGGTCATTCCAAAGGGTTTGGCTTTGTTCGTTTTACGGAGTATGAGACCCAGGTGAAAGTGATGTCACAGCGGCATATGATAGATGGGCGATGGTGTGACTGTAAGCTCCCCAACTCGAAG CAAAGCCCGGATGAGCCGCTGCGGAGCCGGAAGGTGTTTGTCGGGCGCTGCACGGAGGACATGACGGCCGACGAGTTACGGCAGTTCTTCTGCCAGTACGGGGAGGTGGTGGACGTCTTCATTCCCAAGCCTTTCCGAGCTTTTGCCTTTGTCACGTTTGCGGATGATCAG GTTGCCCAGTCTCTGTGTGGAGAAGACTTGATCATTAAGGGGATCAGCGTCCACATATCCAACGCCGAGCCTAAGCACAATAGCAATAGACAGTTAGAGAGAAGTGGAAGATTTGGTGGTAATCCAGGTGGCTTTGGGAATCAGGGTGGCTTTGGGAACAGTCGAGGGGGTGGAGCTGGCTTGGGGAACAATCAAGGCAGTAACATGGGCGGGGGGATGAACTTTGGGGCGTTCAGCATCAACCCAGCCATGATGGCCGCGGCGCAGGCCGccctgcagagcagctggggaatGATGGGCATGTTGGCCAGTCAGCAGAACCAGTCCGGCCCATCGGGCAATAACCAAAGTCAAGGCAACATGCAAAGGGAACCCAACCAGGCCTTCGGCTCTGGAAACAACTCCTACAGTGGCTCCAACTCGGGGGCAGCAATTGGCTGGGGCTCAGCGTCCAACGCAGGCTCAGGCAGTGGTTTCAATGGCGGCTTTGGTTCCAGCATGGATTCCAAGTCTTCTGGCTGGGGAATGTAG
- the TARDBP gene encoding TAR DNA-binding protein 43 isoform X3, whose protein sequence is MSEYIRVTEDENEEPIEIPSEDDGTVLLSTVTAQFPGACGLRYRNPVSQCMRGVRLVEGILHAPDNGWGNLVYVVNYPKDNKRKMDETDASSAVKVKRAVQKTSDLIVLGLPWKTTEQDLKDYFSTFGEVLMVQVKKDIKTGHSKGFGFVRFTEYETQVKVMSQRHMIDGRWCDCKLPNSKQSPDEPLRSRKVFVGRCTEDMTADELRQFFCQYGEVVDVFIPKPFRAFAFVTFADDQVAQSLCGEDLIIKGISVHISNAEPKHNSNRQLERSGRFGVHLSSNVSGRSTSLKVVL, encoded by the exons ATGTCCGAGTACATCCGAGTAACTGAAGATGAAAACGAGGAACCCATCGAGATCCCGTCGGAGGACGACGGGACGGTGCTGCTGTCCACGGTCACGGCCCAGTTCCCCGGCGCGTGCGGCCTGCGCTACCGCAACCCCGTGTCTCAGTGCATGCGTGGGGTGCGGCTGGTGGAGGGCATCCTGCACGCCCCCGACAATGGCTGGGGAAACCTGGTATATGTGGTGAACTACCCCAAAG ATAACAAGAGGAAAATGGATGAGACTGACGCGTCGTCGGCCGTGAAGGTGAAGAGGGCGGTCCAGAAGACGTCTGACCTGATCGTGCTGGGCCTGCCCTGGAAGACGACCGAGCAAGATCTCAAGGACTACTTCAGCACCTTCGGAGAAGTCCTTATGGTGCAG GTCAAAAAAGATATTAAAACGGGTCATTCCAAAGGGTTTGGCTTTGTTCGTTTTACGGAGTATGAGACCCAGGTGAAAGTGATGTCACAGCGGCATATGATAGATGGGCGATGGTGTGACTGTAAGCTCCCCAACTCGAAG CAAAGCCCGGATGAGCCGCTGCGGAGCCGGAAGGTGTTTGTCGGGCGCTGCACGGAGGACATGACGGCCGACGAGTTACGGCAGTTCTTCTGCCAGTACGGGGAGGTGGTGGACGTCTTCATTCCCAAGCCTTTCCGAGCTTTTGCCTTTGTCACGTTTGCGGATGATCAG GTTGCCCAGTCTCTGTGTGGAGAAGACTTGATCATTAAGGGGATCAGCGTCCACATATCCAACGCCGAGCCTAAGCACAATAGCAATAGACAGTTAGAGAGAAGTGGAAGATTTGGTG TTCATCTCAGTTCAAATGTTTCTGGAAGAAGCACTTCATTGAAAGTAGTGCTGTAA
- the TARDBP gene encoding TAR DNA-binding protein 43 isoform X2, with amino-acid sequence MSEYIRVTEDENEEPIEIPSEDDGTVLLSTVTAQFPGACGLRYRNPVSQCMRGVRLVEGILHAPDNGWGNLVYVVNYPKDNKRKMDETDASSAVKVKRAVQKTSDLIVLGLPWKTTEQDLKDYFSTFGEVLMVQVKKDIKTGHSKGFGFVRFTEYETQVKVMSQRHMIDGRWCDCKLPNSKQSPDEPLRSRKVFVGRCTEDMTADELRQFFCQYGEVVDVFIPKPFRAFAFVTFADDQVAQSLCGEDLIIKGISVHISNAEPKHNSNRQLERSGRFGGNPVHLSSNVSGRSTSLKVVL; translated from the exons ATGTCCGAGTACATCCGAGTAACTGAAGATGAAAACGAGGAACCCATCGAGATCCCGTCGGAGGACGACGGGACGGTGCTGCTGTCCACGGTCACGGCCCAGTTCCCCGGCGCGTGCGGCCTGCGCTACCGCAACCCCGTGTCTCAGTGCATGCGTGGGGTGCGGCTGGTGGAGGGCATCCTGCACGCCCCCGACAATGGCTGGGGAAACCTGGTATATGTGGTGAACTACCCCAAAG ATAACAAGAGGAAAATGGATGAGACTGACGCGTCGTCGGCCGTGAAGGTGAAGAGGGCGGTCCAGAAGACGTCTGACCTGATCGTGCTGGGCCTGCCCTGGAAGACGACCGAGCAAGATCTCAAGGACTACTTCAGCACCTTCGGAGAAGTCCTTATGGTGCAG GTCAAAAAAGATATTAAAACGGGTCATTCCAAAGGGTTTGGCTTTGTTCGTTTTACGGAGTATGAGACCCAGGTGAAAGTGATGTCACAGCGGCATATGATAGATGGGCGATGGTGTGACTGTAAGCTCCCCAACTCGAAG CAAAGCCCGGATGAGCCGCTGCGGAGCCGGAAGGTGTTTGTCGGGCGCTGCACGGAGGACATGACGGCCGACGAGTTACGGCAGTTCTTCTGCCAGTACGGGGAGGTGGTGGACGTCTTCATTCCCAAGCCTTTCCGAGCTTTTGCCTTTGTCACGTTTGCGGATGATCAG GTTGCCCAGTCTCTGTGTGGAGAAGACTTGATCATTAAGGGGATCAGCGTCCACATATCCAACGCCGAGCCTAAGCACAATAGCAATAGACAGTTAGAGAGAAGTGGAAGATTTGGTGGTAATCCAG TTCATCTCAGTTCAAATGTTTCTGGAAGAAGCACTTCATTGAAAGTAGTGCTGTAA